In a single window of the Tellurirhabdus bombi genome:
- a CDS encoding S41 family peptidase — protein MNIRQNAWLVAVAANLLLVSCKKDSDLIDPQTPTTTGTDQSVNDWILGNMREVYYWSDKIPANPDKTLAPAKFFDSLLYTYDPTQRPDGDRFSWIQESADDLKASLSGESKATGMEFTLLRRAQGSNDVIAQVLYVLPNTPASRAGLKRGDIIYKVNGQNITVDNYSSLLFSPTSFTFGLAKLENRALVNTDETRSVTAEVLQENPVFLDSVYAIGGKKIGYLVYNQFNPAPNGSKVPTYDQKIDQIFSQFKTQGINELVLDLRYNPGGYVSSSTNIASLVGRGIDNSKVYYRQEWNAFLSTELKKEYGNNFGVEYFQNKTQNIGGNLQRVFVLTTGQTASASELIINGLKPFMQVITVGTTTTGKNVGSITISDDTGKIKWGMQPIVFKSFNSAGQSDYASGFKPNVEIAESVSTRTKQLGDVSEALLGEAIYQITGSRTARRAAQADVTLPEVGSSLSRKAGGSNMFDASIKLPQ, from the coding sequence ATGAACATACGGCAAAACGCATGGTTGGTGGCGGTCGCAGCAAATTTACTGCTGGTATCCTGTAAAAAAGATTCAGACCTTATCGATCCGCAAACTCCCACAACAACGGGCACCGATCAATCGGTGAATGACTGGATTCTGGGTAATATGCGGGAGGTTTATTACTGGTCTGATAAAATTCCGGCGAATCCAGATAAAACCCTCGCCCCCGCTAAATTTTTCGATTCATTACTGTACACATACGATCCAACGCAACGCCCCGACGGCGACCGTTTTTCCTGGATTCAGGAGAGTGCCGACGATCTGAAAGCTTCGTTGAGTGGCGAGTCAAAAGCAACGGGCATGGAATTCACCCTGCTTCGCCGGGCCCAAGGCTCTAATGACGTTATTGCCCAGGTGTTGTATGTGTTGCCTAACACGCCCGCTTCACGGGCAGGTTTGAAGCGCGGTGACATTATTTATAAAGTAAACGGGCAAAATATCACCGTCGATAACTACAGCTCACTCTTGTTCAGTCCTACGTCTTTTACGTTTGGGCTGGCAAAACTGGAAAACCGTGCGCTGGTGAACACCGATGAGACCCGTAGCGTAACGGCAGAAGTATTGCAGGAGAATCCGGTTTTTCTAGATTCTGTTTATGCTATTGGAGGCAAAAAAATTGGATATCTAGTTTATAATCAGTTTAATCCTGCTCCAAACGGTTCCAAAGTACCGACTTACGATCAGAAAATTGATCAGATTTTCAGCCAGTTCAAAACGCAGGGAATCAACGAGTTGGTGCTGGATTTACGCTACAATCCGGGGGGCTACGTTTCTTCCTCTACCAACATTGCCAGCCTTGTTGGCCGGGGAATTGATAATAGCAAAGTATACTACCGCCAGGAATGGAACGCCTTCTTGTCGACGGAACTCAAAAAAGAGTACGGCAATAACTTTGGCGTGGAGTACTTTCAGAACAAAACCCAGAATATCGGGGGTAATTTACAGCGTGTTTTTGTGTTAACCACGGGACAAACGGCTTCTGCCAGCGAGCTGATTATTAATGGGTTGAAGCCGTTTATGCAAGTGATTACCGTTGGAACCACCACTACGGGTAAAAACGTGGGCTCTATTACCATTTCTGACGATACGGGCAAGATCAAATGGGGTATGCAGCCTATTGTTTTCAAATCCTTCAACAGTGCCGGACAGTCGGACTATGCCAGCGGATTTAAGCCCAATGTTGAGATTGCAGAATCCGTTTCAACCCGCACCAAGCAATTAGGCGACGTTAGCGAAGCCCTGCTGGGGGAGGCCATCTACCAGATCACCGGTTCCAGAACGGCCCGCCGCGCGGCACAAGCCGATGTAACTTTACCTGAAGTTGGATCATCACTTAGCCGCAAAGCCGGAGGAAGCAATATGTTCGATGCTTCGATCAAGCTCCCTCAGTAA
- a CDS encoding gamma-glutamylcyclotransferase family protein has protein sequence MSTAITITTHLLVYGTLQQTSNHPMANYLHGNSTFLGKGYFSGQLYQLGDYPGARYDPEAKSFVHGEIYALNNPDEIFAVLDRYEGIGETDSDEYVRQVIPVQSETGRLFCWVYLYNQSTQDLSIIDSGKYQV, from the coding sequence ATGTCTACTGCTATAACGATTACGACCCATCTATTGGTTTACGGCACCCTTCAGCAAACATCGAATCATCCAATGGCCAACTATCTTCATGGAAATAGCACATTTCTCGGAAAGGGCTATTTTTCTGGCCAACTCTACCAGCTTGGTGACTATCCCGGTGCGCGCTATGACCCGGAAGCTAAGTCGTTTGTCCACGGCGAGATTTATGCATTGAATAATCCCGACGAGATTTTTGCCGTTTTGGACCGCTACGAAGGCATCGGTGAAACTGACTCGGACGAATACGTCCGGCAGGTCATTCCGGTGCAATCGGAGACCGGTAGGCTGTTTTGCTGGGTATACCTGTATAACCAATCTACTCAGGATTTATCTATTATTGACTCTGGAAAATATCAGGTATAA
- a CDS encoding ATP-dependent helicase has protein sequence MTDYISTLNEPQREAVLHGDGPLMIIAGAGSGKTRVLTFRIAQLIKQGIDPFQILSLTFTNKAAGEMRHRIERVVGNEARNIWMGTFHSVFAKILRIEAKALGYTSNFSIYDTDDSKSLLRSIIKEYALDDKIYRPNVVFSRISGAKNRLVGPDDYLNNPLIQADDAAARMPEVGRIYKAYSLRCFQANAMDFDDLLYNTNILFRDHLDILHKYQHKFKHVLVDEFQDTNISQYLITRKLSAVNRNICIVGDDAQSIYAFRGANIENILNFEKDFPDVRTIKLEQNYRSTKTIVQAANSIIARNRGQLKKSVFTDNEDGNLIDLIKAGSDNEEGRLVASAIFDQKMQEGLRNNDFVVLYRTNAQSRAFEEALRKMSIKYRIVGGLSFYQRKEIKDLLGYLRFTVNQQDEEAFKRIINLPKRGIGDTTIAKISVIAAEQGLSIWEVVSEISRYLAGRAAIPIEVFSDLIKSFQLLLEKKDAYEVASHIARASGLLKELYDDKTVEGLARYENVQELLNAIKEFVDNPENDDKSLSAFLQAVSLLTSADEKEDDGDNDKVTLMTIHGAKGLEFRNVFIVGLEEDLFPSQMMLESRADLEEERRLFYVAITRAEKRLTLSYAESRYHYGRLKNCEPSRFLLEINQDFLKMAKSRRSEGDPDLPRPERDVRDTPSGGSMAFVRTLAQKTARQAPQPTVAHVPSSDFAPSDTSALEPGMRIEHMKFGFGTVKALDINGTERKAVIQFDKAGEKTLLLSFAKLKIV, from the coding sequence ATGACGGATTATATTTCAACTTTAAACGAGCCGCAACGCGAGGCGGTACTACACGGCGATGGGCCGTTGATGATTATCGCCGGAGCGGGTTCTGGTAAAACGCGCGTACTGACGTTTCGCATTGCGCAGTTGATCAAGCAGGGCATCGATCCTTTTCAGATTCTATCCCTGACGTTTACCAATAAAGCCGCTGGCGAGATGCGTCACCGGATTGAACGCGTGGTGGGAAACGAAGCGCGGAATATCTGGATGGGCACTTTTCACTCGGTTTTTGCCAAGATTCTGCGCATCGAAGCAAAGGCGCTGGGCTATACGAGTAATTTCTCCATTTACGATACCGACGATTCTAAATCGTTGCTCAGAAGCATCATTAAAGAATACGCGCTGGACGATAAAATTTACCGTCCGAACGTTGTTTTCTCGCGTATTTCGGGGGCAAAAAACCGGCTTGTCGGCCCGGATGATTATCTGAACAATCCACTCATTCAGGCGGACGATGCGGCGGCCCGGATGCCGGAAGTAGGGCGTATATACAAAGCCTATTCGTTGCGGTGTTTTCAGGCCAATGCGATGGATTTCGACGATCTGTTGTACAATACCAACATCCTGTTCCGCGACCACCTGGATATTTTGCATAAGTACCAGCATAAATTCAAACACGTGCTGGTAGATGAGTTTCAGGATACCAATATTTCGCAGTACCTCATTACGCGTAAACTGTCGGCTGTTAACCGCAATATATGCATCGTGGGTGATGATGCGCAAAGCATCTATGCTTTCCGGGGAGCCAATATTGAGAACATTCTGAATTTCGAGAAAGACTTTCCAGACGTTCGGACCATCAAGCTGGAGCAGAACTACCGCTCGACCAAGACCATCGTTCAGGCGGCTAACTCCATTATTGCCCGAAACCGGGGCCAGCTCAAAAAAAGCGTTTTTACCGACAATGAAGACGGTAATCTGATTGACTTAATCAAGGCCGGGTCGGATAATGAAGAAGGCCGGTTGGTAGCTTCCGCCATTTTTGATCAGAAAATGCAGGAAGGGTTGCGCAACAATGATTTTGTTGTTCTTTACCGGACCAATGCCCAATCCCGAGCTTTCGAGGAAGCCCTGCGAAAAATGAGCATTAAATACCGGATTGTGGGCGGCTTATCATTCTACCAGCGGAAAGAAATCAAGGATTTGCTGGGCTACCTGCGCTTTACGGTCAACCAGCAGGACGAAGAAGCGTTTAAGCGCATCATCAACCTGCCGAAGCGGGGCATTGGCGATACCACAATCGCCAAGATCTCCGTTATTGCCGCCGAGCAGGGACTGTCGATTTGGGAAGTGGTTAGCGAAATCAGTAGATACCTGGCTGGCCGGGCGGCTATCCCCATCGAGGTGTTTAGCGATTTGATTAAAAGTTTTCAGTTACTACTGGAGAAAAAAGACGCCTACGAAGTGGCTTCGCACATTGCGCGCGCTTCGGGGCTGCTGAAAGAATTATACGACGATAAAACCGTTGAAGGCCTGGCGCGTTACGAAAACGTGCAGGAGCTTTTGAACGCCATTAAGGAGTTTGTCGATAATCCCGAGAATGACGATAAAAGCCTGAGCGCTTTTCTGCAAGCGGTTTCGCTCCTGACCAGCGCCGACGAGAAAGAAGATGATGGCGATAACGACAAAGTAACCTTAATGACGATTCACGGGGCCAAAGGATTGGAGTTTCGGAATGTGTTTATTGTCGGCCTGGAAGAAGATCTATTTCCGTCGCAGATGATGCTCGAAAGCCGCGCCGACCTGGAAGAAGAACGGCGGCTGTTTTATGTCGCGATTACGCGGGCTGAAAAGCGTTTGACGCTGTCGTATGCCGAATCGAGGTATCATTATGGTCGTCTGAAAAACTGCGAGCCAAGTCGCTTTCTGCTGGAGATAAACCAGGATTTTCTAAAGATGGCCAAAAGCCGCCGCTCCGAAGGCGATCCTGATTTGCCGCGTCCAGAACGGGATGTCCGCGATACTCCCTCGGGTGGGTCTATGGCGTTTGTGCGGACATTGGCGCAAAAAACAGCCCGCCAGGCACCGCAGCCAACCGTCGCGCACGTTCCCTCATCGGATTTTGCACCCAGCGATACCTCGGCACTGGAACCGGGTATGCGCATCGAGCACATGAAATTCGGTTTCGGTACGGTCAAGGCACTGGATATCAACGGTACGGAACGGAAAGCCGTCATTCAATTCGACAAGGCGGGCGAAAAGACCTTGCTGTTGAGTTTTGCAAAACTGAAAATTGTCTAA
- a CDS encoding WD40/YVTN/BNR-like repeat-containing protein has protein sequence MKLLVLLLLFPFSLFAQWQAQNSNTDASFRAVSAVSNKVVWIGGTKGTFVRTTNGGETWEAGVVPGAENCDFRDVYAFSAKVAFLMAAGPAEEDQARLYRTGNGGKTWELVYRTKQKGVFFDSIDFWNRWDGLVFSDPIDGKWFVLQTTNGGRNWKQVSPSKLPPLQKGEAAFAASGTSLITRGYKWRYNNYQKAWIASGGAGKGRVFSSQTHTENWKVTETPIPAGPTSGIFGLWFDPQGQIGIAVGGDYKDEKAASQNVAVTTDGGQTWTAGTPTNPPGLKEGIDRLSGKKLVAVGPSGTCYTEDYGKTWTKIDDSAFHSISCSGGRCWAVGAKGKVAVLSK, from the coding sequence ATGAAATTACTAGTCCTTCTCCTCCTCTTCCCTTTTTCTCTTTTTGCCCAGTGGCAGGCTCAGAATAGCAACACCGATGCCAGTTTTAGAGCGGTTAGTGCCGTTAGTAATAAAGTAGTGTGGATCGGTGGCACCAAAGGCACGTTCGTTCGCACGACCAACGGCGGAGAAACCTGGGAAGCAGGCGTAGTGCCTGGCGCTGAAAACTGCGATTTTCGGGACGTTTACGCCTTTAGCGCCAAGGTGGCTTTTCTCATGGCGGCGGGCCCCGCTGAGGAAGACCAGGCGCGTCTTTACCGGACAGGCAACGGAGGCAAAACGTGGGAACTGGTGTACCGCACCAAGCAAAAAGGTGTTTTCTTCGATTCCATCGACTTCTGGAACCGTTGGGATGGCCTTGTCTTTAGCGATCCGATTGATGGAAAGTGGTTTGTGCTTCAGACCACCAACGGCGGACGCAACTGGAAACAGGTATCGCCCTCAAAATTACCCCCGCTCCAGAAAGGCGAAGCCGCTTTCGCGGCGAGCGGAACCAGTTTGATTACGCGTGGCTACAAGTGGCGGTATAACAATTACCAAAAAGCCTGGATTGCTTCGGGCGGGGCCGGAAAAGGGCGCGTATTTTCTTCCCAAACCCATACGGAAAACTGGAAAGTAACCGAAACACCCATTCCGGCGGGGCCTACTTCAGGAATTTTTGGCCTGTGGTTCGATCCGCAGGGGCAAATCGGCATCGCGGTCGGTGGTGATTATAAAGACGAAAAAGCCGCTTCCCAGAATGTGGCCGTCACGACGGACGGAGGCCAAACGTGGACGGCTGGAACACCAACCAACCCTCCCGGCCTCAAGGAAGGCATTGATCGGTTATCGGGGAAAAAACTGGTGGCCGTTGGTCCATCCGGTACGTGCTACACAGAAGATTACGGCAAAACCTGGACAAAAATTGATGATTCAGCCTTTCATTCGATTTCCTGTTCCGGTGGTCGATGCTGGGCTGTGGGAGCTAAGGGAAAAGTAGCCGTATTAAGCAAGTAA
- a CDS encoding S41 family peptidase gives MKYVIWAFLLIIPFFSSAQMLTPEQSRADFLYLKKKLDLLYPGVGYYLPDSAYNELYDSLANQLKTPVSYHEFYRQQVTPFIASLKDGHLSVYHRKNFVGKSSKFIPFEIRRVDTTYYISHNLSTDTSFARGTELLTLNGQRVADLHQLFQQYQRLGSDGDNMTGARAWSQDYFPIYFARWYGSNDSVCVSYRLPGDSLVRSASLPCLTMAQRNRYAGKRYRQEMKHELSNLAVMIVDSLPNTAILRVETFSNEKRDWFGFKYRRKLRAAFARIQAAQVQNLVIDMRSNGGGTVMNATRLLSYWMPEPFQVMQAGQIKRGGRRAYMKTWNPFSWLFFPIAYKRDSLGFVERVNVRKRKPEKELAYRGNLYFLMNGASYSATTSVLVKTLDAQMGTYIGEACGGAFWGDFAGQFQTVILPNSNIRVRVPLKKLLHDVSPKNANGFTVEPDFPVERTVEDLLKGRDYVMHKALNLIKQGKIAERNECRPSVAVK, from the coding sequence ATGAAATACGTGATATGGGCCTTTTTATTGATAATTCCCTTCTTCTCATCGGCCCAGATGCTAACGCCTGAACAGAGCCGGGCGGATTTTCTCTATCTGAAAAAAAAACTGGATTTGCTTTATCCGGGCGTGGGTTATTACCTGCCGGATTCTGCTTATAACGAGTTATACGATTCATTAGCTAATCAGTTAAAGACGCCGGTCAGTTACCATGAATTTTACCGCCAGCAGGTAACGCCCTTCATCGCGAGCCTGAAAGATGGGCACCTTTCGGTTTATCACCGGAAAAACTTCGTGGGCAAATCGTCCAAGTTTATTCCATTTGAAATTCGTCGGGTAGACACTACCTATTACATCAGCCATAATTTATCGACGGATACCTCTTTTGCGCGGGGAACGGAACTGCTGACGCTCAATGGCCAACGCGTGGCCGACCTGCACCAGCTTTTTCAGCAATACCAGCGACTTGGCTCTGATGGCGACAACATGACGGGTGCCCGGGCGTGGAGTCAGGATTATTTTCCGATTTATTTCGCCCGTTGGTATGGCTCCAACGATTCGGTATGTGTGTCTTACCGATTGCCGGGCGATAGTCTGGTTCGGTCGGCCAGCCTGCCTTGCCTGACAATGGCGCAACGAAACCGCTATGCGGGAAAGCGTTATCGGCAGGAGATGAAGCACGAACTTTCAAATCTGGCCGTGATGATTGTCGATAGTCTGCCCAATACGGCCATCCTGCGCGTGGAAACATTTTCCAATGAAAAGCGGGATTGGTTTGGGTTTAAATACCGGCGCAAGCTACGGGCGGCATTTGCTCGAATTCAGGCGGCTCAGGTGCAAAATCTGGTTATAGACATGCGCTCCAATGGGGGCGGCACGGTCATGAATGCCACGCGTTTGCTGAGCTACTGGATGCCAGAGCCGTTTCAGGTGATGCAAGCGGGGCAAATCAAACGGGGCGGTCGCCGTGCGTATATGAAAACCTGGAATCCGTTTTCGTGGCTGTTTTTCCCGATTGCGTATAAGCGCGACTCGCTGGGTTTTGTTGAGCGTGTTAATGTGCGAAAGCGAAAACCGGAAAAAGAGCTGGCCTACCGCGGTAATCTCTATTTCCTGATGAACGGGGCCTCTTATTCCGCCACTACCTCCGTGCTGGTTAAAACCCTCGATGCCCAGATGGGAACGTACATCGGGGAAGCCTGCGGCGGCGCATTTTGGGGCGATTTCGCGGGTCAGTTCCAAACCGTTATCCTGCCTAACTCCAACATTCGGGTACGGGTACCGCTCAAGAAACTTCTGCACGATGTTAGTCCGAAGAACGCCAATGGCTTTACGGTTGAACCCGATTTCCCGGTTGAGCGCACCGTGGAAGACTTGCTGAAAGGACGCGATTACGTGATGCACAAAGCCTTAAATTTAATCAAGCAGGGTAAAATTGCCGAGCGGAATGAGTGCCGGCCTTCGGTAGCCGTTAAATAG
- a CDS encoding Gfo/Idh/MocA family protein, with protein MNQEKELGLGIIGFGGFALFATQHFMQVPNVKLVGIAGSQREEASRAAARFDATHFDTIEELLAQPDLDIVYIATPPFLHYEQSMQALRAGKHVICEKPLATNEEEGREMVSYAKEKGLLMVTNLMQRYNPMFERVRRVIDKKLLGDFLHGYFENYAGDEGLSPQHWFWDRSKSGGIFIEHGVHFFDMFAGWLGDGKVVSAQVSQREGEYPVEDQVNATVVYGDKVVNFYHGFTQSGRMDRQEMRLLFERGDITLYEWVPTRIVIRGLVDDATTKALMDLFPGARLEITSNYGTSGQQTRGRFKDITASQKIQLMYGFEEEKLHLYGDLLRLMFREQTAAIHYPETHRKVTEENGLNSLLTALDADRLARNR; from the coding sequence ATGAATCAAGAAAAAGAACTTGGATTAGGAATTATTGGCTTTGGCGGATTTGCCCTGTTCGCGACCCAGCATTTTATGCAGGTTCCTAATGTTAAGTTGGTTGGTATCGCAGGCTCCCAGCGTGAAGAAGCCAGCCGCGCCGCTGCTCGTTTCGACGCCACTCACTTCGATACAATTGAGGAATTGCTCGCCCAGCCTGACCTGGACATTGTATACATTGCTACCCCGCCTTTTTTGCATTACGAACAATCCATGCAAGCCTTGCGGGCTGGAAAGCACGTCATCTGCGAAAAGCCGCTTGCGACCAATGAAGAAGAAGGCCGTGAGATGGTTAGTTACGCCAAAGAAAAAGGGTTATTGATGGTGACGAACCTCATGCAGCGCTATAATCCCATGTTCGAACGCGTTCGGAGAGTAATCGACAAGAAATTGTTGGGTGACTTTCTGCACGGTTATTTTGAGAATTATGCCGGTGATGAAGGACTTTCTCCGCAGCATTGGTTTTGGGATCGAAGCAAAAGCGGTGGTATTTTCATCGAACACGGTGTCCACTTTTTTGATATGTTTGCCGGTTGGTTAGGCGACGGGAAAGTAGTTTCGGCGCAGGTTAGCCAGCGGGAAGGTGAATATCCGGTTGAGGATCAAGTAAATGCAACGGTGGTATACGGCGATAAAGTGGTTAACTTCTACCACGGATTTACGCAGTCAGGACGGATGGACCGCCAGGAAATGCGGCTCCTGTTCGAGCGGGGCGATATCACGTTGTACGAGTGGGTGCCTACGCGCATTGTTATTCGTGGTTTGGTAGACGATGCAACAACAAAAGCCCTCATGGACTTATTTCCAGGAGCACGTTTGGAAATAACGTCTAATTACGGAACCAGCGGTCAGCAAACGCGCGGACGATTCAAAGACATCACCGCCTCGCAGAAAATCCAACTGATGTACGGCTTCGAAGAAGAAAAATTGCATCTCTACGGCGATTTGCTGCGGCTCATGTTCCGCGAGCAGACAGCAGCCATTCACTACCCGGAAACGCACCGCAAAGTAACGGAGGAAAACGGCTTGAACTCGCTGCTGACGGCTCTGGACGCTGACCGGCTGGCCCGTAATCGCTAG
- a CDS encoding TonB-dependent receptor has product MYDKTIGTKQKALRINLDRRIYGSFAEIGAGQETAAMFFKAGGASGTIAKTMSAYDMTFSDAIYGSEESGRYVVESRLIKMLKKEYSLMEKRLDEKRGENTTFFAFANTVVALNYQKTNESHGWIGLRFQVNPRGQYNDVIVHVRMLDNENVLQQQALGVIGVNLIYGCYYYSKSPETLLLSLMDDLSPERIEIDMVRFDGPDFQSVDNRLMSLHLVKNGFTNAALFGPDGKVLQPSEALYKRNILLLRGRLRPVTNVHVDMFQNGYKQFLEEPDVDSTRVVTIAELTLHNLAEQDHRIDEKDFLDRVDILCSMGQTVMISNFLEYFKLVAYLSRLTRLKIGLILGIPNLEYIFDEEHYKGLPGGILESFANLFSRKVKLFVYPTLGKEGGIYNCKNFQLLPHLEPLYHYLVANDKIEDITDYNEENLHISTDRVLQMVKAGEDGWEAMVPEGVAKQIKDNCLFGYPCEIQYTPVSEQIRQAAENAAID; this is encoded by the coding sequence ATGTACGATAAGACAATAGGAACCAAACAAAAAGCATTACGCATCAACCTGGATCGCCGGATTTATGGCTCTTTTGCCGAAATCGGGGCCGGTCAGGAGACGGCAGCCATGTTTTTCAAAGCCGGTGGTGCCTCAGGAACAATTGCAAAAACCATGTCGGCCTATGACATGACGTTTAGCGATGCCATCTACGGGTCCGAAGAAAGTGGTCGCTACGTAGTTGAATCCCGCCTAATCAAAATGCTTAAGAAAGAATACAGCCTGATGGAAAAACGGCTGGACGAAAAGCGAGGCGAAAACACGACTTTTTTTGCGTTTGCCAATACCGTTGTCGCGTTGAATTACCAAAAAACGAACGAAAGCCACGGCTGGATTGGCTTGCGTTTCCAGGTCAATCCGCGCGGACAATACAACGACGTTATCGTTCACGTGCGAATGCTCGATAATGAAAATGTGCTGCAGCAGCAGGCTTTGGGCGTTATTGGGGTCAACCTGATTTATGGTTGTTACTATTATTCCAAATCGCCGGAGACGCTGCTATTATCACTCATGGACGACCTGTCCCCGGAGCGGATTGAGATTGACATGGTTCGCTTTGACGGCCCTGACTTCCAGAGCGTTGATAATCGATTAATGAGTCTTCATCTGGTAAAAAATGGCTTCACCAATGCTGCTTTGTTTGGTCCAGACGGAAAGGTTTTACAGCCTTCAGAAGCGCTTTACAAACGAAATATTCTGCTTTTGCGCGGGCGTTTGCGTCCTGTGACCAACGTCCACGTCGATATGTTCCAAAACGGGTATAAGCAATTTCTGGAAGAGCCGGATGTGGACTCTACCCGCGTGGTTACTATTGCCGAACTGACGCTGCATAACCTGGCTGAACAAGACCACCGCATCGACGAAAAAGACTTTCTGGACCGCGTTGATATTTTGTGCTCGATGGGCCAGACGGTGATGATTTCCAACTTCCTGGAATATTTCAAACTGGTTGCTTACCTGTCTCGGTTGACGCGGCTCAAGATTGGTCTCATTTTAGGGATTCCTAATCTGGAGTATATCTTTGACGAAGAACATTATAAAGGCTTACCGGGCGGGATTCTCGAATCGTTTGCGAATCTCTTTAGCCGCAAGGTAAAACTGTTTGTTTATCCAACGCTGGGTAAAGAAGGCGGTATTTATAATTGTAAGAATTTTCAGCTTCTCCCGCATTTAGAGCCGCTTTACCATTATCTCGTTGCTAACGATAAAATTGAAGACATCACGGATTATAATGAGGAAAACCTCCACATTTCAACGGATCGTGTTTTGCAGATGGTGAAAGCAGGGGAAGATGGCTGGGAAGCGATGGTACCCGAAGGAGTAGCCAAACAGATTAAAGACAACTGCTTATTTGGCTACCCCTGCGAAATACAATATACACCGGTGTCAGAACAGATTCGACAGGCCGCCGAAAACGCCGCAATCGACTAG